TTCGTGTGGGCCCCCAGTATCACTTATAATTGAGTATAGTATCCTGCATGAATAGacctttttatgtttaaaGTCACGTTGAATTCCGTGTTTCacaagaagcgaaaaaacaaaatcaatgcCAGAAAATATCGTTACACTAAACGCACTCGATTAACCGCTGTAAACAAAAtcgcttgaaatatttcaaccatGCAACTTTTGCGCAACTTTCCAACTGCCACTTTGAATGTTTTATATGACGCATGTGCAACGGGAAGTGACATTTTTCATGAAAACTATTTCAAAATTCACATTGAAACTTTCAAAATGACAGTTGGGTTCggttaaaatgtttaaaaattgcgggaacggaaacgaaaaattaCCTTTTGTTCCTTGTTTATGTATCACATAAAAGGTTCACAATAATAGGTATATTTTGAATCATTATATTACAACATTTTCGTTCAACGTACTATATGAATCAAGCCTAAAAGCTTTACAAGTTCTGCAACACAATGTCAAAACAACAAGAAATACGACAGTGAAAGTATAACAATATagttatatttttgttttaactaCTGGAAGGCCGTGCCCCATCAACAACTCCGCACAAATCCTCAAATCGTTTGCACAGtcacatacaaaaaaaatgcagcaaTAACAGTTAATAATGCACTTCAACTAAAATAGAAATTCCTAATTTAATCTCCAAATTGTAATGGAACTGTAAATTTTAgtaaatagtaaacaaaggattctaaaattttaaaatgaattCTGAGGACAAAACGAATAATATTTATCATGAAACAACAGCAATGGATTAGCGATATATAATTGTATTTTAGCGTTAATAGGAAAACAAATGTAATCagtatctatatatatataaaaatggttgtttgtctgtgtgtgccgcattttctccaaaactactgaaccaatccgcgtgaaattttgcacagcgtagttttgtgaccccggattgtgaataggaaagtttgaccctcccacacttccggggagggggggctcccatacaaaattggggtaaatttcagcaaaatttgaaaagtgttcaaacaattccacaaacaaacaaacaacaagtgTCCTTCAAGCGTAGGACTGTATCAAGAACGAAGTCAATGTTAAGTCTATGGCTATGTTAACGAGCAGTGTTTGGTTAGGAaaagccacatatcgtgcaagagaagccaatgcacccacaacaaCTCgttggtgcagattttggctgattgcttcttcggcgaaattgcagctgagaacttggacgccATTTGGGTTCAACAGGACGGTGCTACGTGcgatacagcgacagccacaatcgatatttatgttatgcgaacaaaccagcaactattgacaacttCAAGATCCTAACTCAAGATACTATTGGCTACTAGGACATTGGGAACTAGGACAACAGAGAGCACCTACCCCAAGGATCGTCAGAACACTTATCAACCAACTTGTTACCCAATGCAATGCTAAGGATCATCGAAACATTATCGGCGGCCGACGCGACCACGCCACCACAAGTTACACCCTCCGTTAAGCAACGAACTGCAAGCGACGGGGAAAACCCAAGACCGGgaagaacgcgatcgcgaaccgtaGCGTAAGCAGATAAGGGCTGatccatcgatcggcgatcggcacgACGATGAATGGACGGACGGCAGGAAAATAGTGGCGATCAGGAGAATTAGGCCATTTTGACAGCGGCAATGGGGAACGATGCACTCGGTAGCCGACAATCCGGAACCCGACACTCGTAACCCGGTCAATTCGTAATGGGGGCGTTAGAGCAGGATTGAACTAGTAATAAGGTACGCGTGAACCGAGAGGGACATAAATTATTGTGCGTATATAAGAAAGTTAAACGGGccgctgttggccgattgttaGATTCAACCTCGAAGAGTGCGAACATTTATTCAACTACGAAGGCTCCGCAGTCCGCTCAACCACGTCAAGTGTTGTATGAGTAAGTAACTATCATTTCCAAGGGCGATGTTTGATCCTTGCACCTTAATGTGACTGAAGCGTACTGAAACTGGGCATTCATTACGCATTGTTAAAACTGAACGTAGAACCCGGTCCAAGTCCAATTAATCAGCAAACTTGTTCCACCCAAAGCAAAAGGGCGCATCACCCCAAAGTTCGTTGTTCGACAAACAAATTACAGTAtcacatcattatttttaagtactCACATAACTATCTAGCTATGTAATGAAGATTCTCTTACCACTAATTCATTTATAAACCATAGACTTTAATATTAAATCAAGTTATTGCTCGCAACTACGTAATCGCAATTTTAACCAACACCTGTTAACACTGTTCTTGTTTCTTTACTCCTCTATAAAGCGAATTTTGGACGCTCGAgctcatttgtgtattttggaaacgataaGCCAGCAGAGTGTCgtcgtgaagtgtgtttcggaAGCATGGTGCCTCTAGTATGGATAGTGTTCttgtgcatcgtcagcagtgctAGATCGGGTGGCGcgattttcgacgaaactgaTTGTGCTACACCATGTTCTGCTAGCTTCTCTGGATATGCTCTCGAGATGCTCATGGTAAAGCTGGACCACATGCAGCAAAGTGTTCTGCAACTACAGATCGAATTGGCCAAACAGCGGGAAGAGCAAGCGCACATGACCGTGGGACTAGACCAAATGCAGCAAAGTTTTCTGGAGCTACAGACCGAATTggccaagcaccgggaagaGGCTGCGCCAAGCCAAGTTGACAGCAAGGCGCACATGACCGTGGGACTAGACCAAATGCAGCAAAGTTTTCTGGGGCTACAGAGCGAATGggccaagcaccgggaagaGGCTGCGCAAAGCCAAAATAACAGCGATAAGAGCCTGGTCGATATTAAGAGGGCTGTGCAGAacaatttcgattcgatgcgtcGATTGGAGGATGATGTTGGACGCAACTTCACTCTTCTACGGGAACAAACATGGCAGATCTTGACGCAAATACTTACGCGTGTTACACCGAAGACCAATCCTCTTTCATATGTGCCCTATCGTTCGTGCAGTGACATTCGGAATGCACAGTCTGGGCCATATATTATACAGGCGAACGATGAAAGTAACCCTTTAATGGTGTACTGTCAGGAGGATGTGAAGGGTGGAGACAGctggttggtgatacagcACCGATTCGATGGATCGCTAAACTTCTATCGCAACTGGAAAGAGTATCGGGATGGTTTCGGTAACATTGCGAAGGAGTTCTGGATCGGACTGGAACGAATACATCAGCTGACATCGGGGCGACCCCATGAactgatggttgagctgagagactttaagggaaattataaatttgcacTCTTCGAAGCATTCAAGATCGGCAGTGAAGCCGAACAATACAATCTGAAAACCCTTGGAGCGTACAACGGAACTGCAGGCGATTCTCTGTCATATcacaagaatatgaaattctcAACGTACGATCGTGATAATGACATGTGGACGGGAGTAAATTGTGCTGAATTGTTTGAGGGTGCCTGGTGGTACAACGTCCGTTCGAACTCCAATTTGAACGGACCATACAGGAATACAGCAGATGGTAGATCGATGCACTGGTACGACTTCAGCAATTCCCGTGAAGGACTGAgcttttcaagaatgatgatcCGACCAAAATAAACTCTATTGTTTTTTCGCTCAAGATCAGTTGTGCGTTATCCATTCCCTACTAAAGGCAAGAAAACCTCCAAAAGGTCAACGTACGTCTCAAAGACTCGAAATAATCATCCTACAGTATGAAAATACACGAtaaaacgtggccaaaaaggagaagaccTTAAGCGCCAAACGTCAAATCAGAATAGCATCTGCTTCGGTCCACAACGTACGCTTTGCTTAGTCCGGAAATCTTAACCCGAGCAGCGACTACTTTCATCACTATCTTCTTgtacaaatataaataatctatatctttttcttctgtatatataaaaatggttgtttgtctgtatGTAtcgcat
The Anopheles cruzii unplaced genomic scaffold, idAnoCruzAS_RS32_06 scaffold01166_ctg1, whole genome shotgun sequence DNA segment above includes these coding regions:
- the LOC128276431 gene encoding angiopoietin-related protein 1-like, with product MVPLVWIVFLCIVSSARSGGAIFDETDCATPCSASFSGYALEMLMVKLDHMQQSVLQLQIELAKQREEQAHMTVGLDQMQQSFLELQTELAKHREEAAPSQVDSKAHMTVGLDQMQQSFLGLQSEWAKHREEAAQSQNNSDKSLVDIKRAVQNNFDSMRRLEDDVGRNFTLLREQTWQILTQILTRVTPKTNPLSYVPYRSCSDIRNAQSGPYIIQANDESNPLMVYCQEDVKGGDSWLVIQHRFDGSLNFYRNWKEYRDGFGNIAKEFWIGLERIHQLTSGRPHELMVELRDFKGNYKFALFEAFKIGSEAEQYNLKTLGAYNGTAGDSLSYHKNMKFSTYDRDNDMWTGVNCAELFEGAWWYNVRSNSNLNGPYRNTADGRSMHWYDFSNSREGLSFSRMMIRPK